In one window of Limnothrix sp. FACHB-406 DNA:
- the sixA gene encoding phosphohistidine phosphatase SixA translates to MAKTSMSSVISAIELYLIRHGIAAERGTYANDDDRPLTPVGQTKTRAMADRLREQKLCFDTLVTSPLVRARETAAILQGVDLAAQVETWPELTPDRAIDPWLERYDQWRTQHLAQAAFPAKPSSRLRLALVGHEPTLSQWANQLIWGDGNPINDARDTIVLKKAGIIGLILPPMGSPLGCSQLFWLTPPRLFL, encoded by the coding sequence TTGGCTAAAACCTCCATGTCCTCCGTAATTTCTGCCATTGAGCTGTATTTAATTCGCCATGGCATCGCCGCCGAACGCGGCACTTATGCTAACGATGATGATCGCCCCCTTACCCCCGTGGGCCAAACCAAAACCCGCGCCATGGCCGATCGGCTGCGGGAACAGAAGCTGTGCTTTGACACCCTGGTTACCAGCCCCCTCGTGCGGGCCCGGGAAACCGCCGCCATTCTGCAAGGGGTGGATTTGGCCGCCCAAGTGGAGACTTGGCCCGAACTGACACCCGATCGGGCGATCGACCCTTGGTTAGAGCGCTACGATCAGTGGCGAACCCAGCACCTGGCCCAAGCCGCCTTTCCCGCCAAGCCCTCTTCCCGGCTGCGGCTGGCCCTGGTGGGCCACGAACCCACCCTCAGCCAGTGGGCCAACCAACTAATCTGGGGCGATGGAAACCCGATCAATGATGCACGGGACACAATCGTGCTGAAAAAAGCAGGTATTATTGGTTTGATTTTGCCCCCCATGGGTTCTCCTCTTGGTTGCAGCCAGCTCTTTTGGCTGACCCCTCCCCGATTATTCCTATAG
- the tilS gene encoding tRNA lysidine(34) synthetase TilS, with translation MAEPWSDQHARFHQTLRSRGLLPIGTKVLVAVSGGQDSIGLLRLLVDLRRLWHWELVVGHCNHGWRSDATANGDFVIQLANDWGLPAALASWDAPQANEAAARAWRYDALSSLAQQHHCSTIVTGHTASDRAETLLHHLIRGSGGDGLGSLDWQRSLGSLQLVRPLLDWTRAETAEFCQTWQLPCWEDSTNQDQRYFRNRLRSQVLPLLRAAFNPQVERHLAQTAELLADEAQWLEQLTAQWLETHGHDRAGPGRGNGGDRLDRAQLQREPIALQRRVLRRWLTQQTARSPTYAQVAAVLALVNAPQGSQTRSLPQGAVVRVLDRWLIWLPAESSSGQTEQGDRSLG, from the coding sequence GTGGCGGAACCCTGGAGTGATCAACATGCCCGTTTTCATCAGACCCTGCGATCGCGCGGCTTACTCCCGATCGGAACCAAGGTGCTGGTGGCGGTTTCCGGCGGCCAAGATTCGATCGGCTTGTTGCGGTTGTTGGTGGATTTACGCCGCCTTTGGCACTGGGAATTGGTGGTGGGGCACTGCAACCACGGTTGGCGCTCCGATGCGACCGCCAATGGGGACTTCGTGATTCAATTAGCCAACGATTGGGGGTTGCCCGCCGCCCTGGCCAGTTGGGACGCACCCCAAGCCAACGAGGCGGCCGCCCGCGCCTGGCGGTACGATGCCTTGAGCAGCTTGGCCCAACAGCATCATTGCAGCACGATCGTGACGGGACACACGGCCAGCGATCGGGCAGAAACCTTGTTGCATCACCTGATTCGCGGCAGTGGGGGCGATGGGTTGGGGTCTTTGGATTGGCAACGATCGCTCGGGTCGCTGCAATTGGTGCGTCCGCTGCTGGATTGGACCAGGGCAGAAACGGCGGAATTTTGCCAAACTTGGCAGTTACCCTGCTGGGAAGACAGCACGAATCAGGATCAGCGCTATTTTCGGAACCGGTTGCGATCGCAGGTGTTGCCCCTGTTGCGAGCAGCGTTTAACCCCCAGGTGGAACGCCACTTGGCCCAAACGGCGGAACTGTTGGCGGATGAGGCCCAATGGTTGGAACAACTCACCGCCCAATGGCTGGAGACCCATGGGCACGATCGCGCTGGGCCAGGTCGGGGCAATGGGGGCGATCGGCTCGATCGCGCTCAACTGCAACGGGAGCCGATCGCCCTTCAGCGGCGGGTGTTGCGTCGCTGGTTAACCCAACAAACCGCCCGATCGCCCACCTATGCCCAAGTGGCAGCGGTGTTGGCTTTGGTGAACGCCCCCCAGGGCAGCCAAACCCGTTCCCTGCCTCAGGGGGCTGTGGTGCGGGTGCTTGATCGTTGGCTGATTTGGTTGCCGGCCGAGTCTTCCAGCGGTCAAACTGAGCAGGGCGATCGGTCACTGGGCTGA
- a CDS encoding citrate synthase, with protein sequence MATPATSDRVNESTGDSAKTAAPACEFRPGLEGVPATQSAISYVDGKNGILEYRGMAIEELARHSTFLETTFLLIWGCLPTREELEEFEHDIRYHRRVKFRIRDMMKCFPESGHPMDALQASAAALGLFYSRRALPNPAYIRQAAIRLLAKIPTMVAAFQSIRKGNDPIQPRDDLGYAANFLYMLNEREPAPLAARVFDTCLILHAEHTINASTFSAMVTASTMTDPYAVVASAVGTLAGPLHGGANEEVIDMLEAIGSIENVVPYIDRCIAEKQKIMGFGHRVYKVKDPRATVLQSLAEELFDNLGRDQYYDLALEVERVVSDRLGHKGIYPNVDFYSGLVYRRLGIPTDLFTPVFAIARVAGWLAHWREQLSTNRIFRPTQIYTGEHGASYQPIEQRQSLVRFDTLAN encoded by the coding sequence ATGGCTACACCAGCGACTTCCGATCGCGTCAACGAAAGCACTGGCGATTCAGCCAAAACGGCTGCCCCTGCCTGTGAATTCCGGCCGGGTCTCGAAGGTGTTCCCGCAACCCAATCGGCCATCAGTTATGTGGATGGCAAAAACGGCATCTTGGAATATCGAGGGATGGCGATCGAGGAGTTGGCGCGGCATAGCACCTTCCTGGAAACCACCTTTCTGTTGATTTGGGGCTGTTTGCCCACCCGGGAAGAGCTGGAAGAATTTGAGCATGACATTCGCTATCACCGGCGGGTGAAGTTCCGGATTCGGGACATGATGAAATGCTTCCCGGAAAGCGGCCACCCGATGGACGCGCTGCAAGCTTCGGCGGCGGCCTTGGGGCTGTTTTATTCGCGGCGGGCCCTGCCCAACCCGGCCTACATCCGCCAAGCGGCCATTCGGTTGCTGGCGAAGATTCCAACGATGGTGGCGGCCTTCCAATCAATCCGCAAGGGCAATGACCCAATTCAACCCCGGGATGATTTGGGCTATGCGGCCAACTTCCTGTACATGCTCAATGAGCGCGAGCCGGCTCCCCTGGCGGCCCGGGTGTTTGACACCTGCTTGATCCTCCATGCGGAGCACACGATCAACGCATCCACCTTCTCGGCCATGGTGACCGCTTCCACCATGACCGACCCTTACGCGGTGGTGGCTTCGGCGGTGGGCACGTTGGCGGGGCCGCTCCACGGCGGGGCCAATGAGGAAGTGATCGATATGCTGGAGGCGATCGGCTCGATCGAGAATGTGGTTCCCTACATTGATCGCTGTATCGCGGAAAAGCAAAAAATCATGGGCTTTGGCCACCGGGTTTATAAGGTCAAAGACCCAAGGGCTACGGTGCTGCAAAGCCTCGCAGAAGAACTGTTTGACAACTTGGGCCGCGACCAATATTACGACTTGGCCTTGGAAGTGGAGCGCGTCGTGTCCGATCGCCTGGGCCACAAGGGCATTTACCCCAACGTGGACTTCTACTCGGGCTTGGTTTATCGTCGCCTGGGCATCCCGACGGATCTGTTCACGCCGGTTTTTGCGATCGCCCGCGTGGCCGGGTGGTTAGCCCACTGGCGCGAACAACTGTCCACCAATCGCATCTTCCGGCCCACCCAAATCTACACGGGTGAGCATGGGGCATCGTACCAGCCGATCGAGCAGCGCCAATCTCTCGTGCGGTTTGATACGCTCGCCAACTAG
- a CDS encoding energy-coupling factor transporter transmembrane protein EcfT, translating to MDLMRSLPLGLYLEQPVTWLHRLDSRVKLGWLLAFLLMPVLASGVARLGLVALLVLLTVGAGIPWRVWRQQLVWLLLVGFFATLLTALSPDGYGLKYQPRSPADLNWSSLNSSNNQDPASGSAPAGQAIAPEALPQPTRYRYWLVQQGWLKVSRRSLGLGVRVGSLVFILIYSTTLFLLTTAPEEIAAGLESLMAPLGRLGLPVAEVTLTLTLSLRFIPLVLEEVQNLVRSIRTRAINWRRLGWRGTIKIWLILAERLLENLLMRAEQMATAMQVRGFTSPDRHSLPLSVPRLRARDGVAIGVLLLIVGARLWWGWQP from the coding sequence ATGGACCTAATGCGATCGCTCCCCTTGGGGCTGTATCTTGAACAACCGGTCACTTGGCTCCATCGCCTGGATTCTCGGGTGAAGCTGGGTTGGCTGCTGGCTTTCCTGCTGATGCCCGTTTTGGCCAGCGGGGTGGCCCGGTTGGGGTTGGTGGCCCTGTTGGTGCTGTTGACCGTGGGGGCCGGAATTCCCTGGCGAGTTTGGCGACAGCAGTTGGTTTGGTTGTTGCTGGTGGGCTTTTTTGCCACCTTGCTCACGGCCCTGTCTCCCGATGGCTATGGCCTGAAATATCAACCCCGATCGCCTGCGGACTTGAATTGGTCAAGTTTGAATTCGTCAAATAATCAAGACCCGGCCAGCGGTTCAGCCCCGGCGGGCCAGGCGATCGCCCCTGAAGCCTTGCCCCAGCCCACTCGATATCGATACTGGTTGGTACAACAGGGCTGGTTGAAAGTGTCCCGGCGATCGCTGGGTTTGGGCGTGCGGGTTGGCAGCTTGGTCTTCATTTTGATTTACAGCACCACGCTGTTTTTGTTGACCACGGCTCCCGAGGAAATTGCAGCGGGTTTAGAGAGCTTGATGGCTCCTTTGGGACGTTTGGGCCTGCCCGTGGCAGAAGTAACCCTGACGTTGACCCTTTCCCTGCGGTTCATTCCGCTGGTGTTGGAAGAGGTGCAAAATCTGGTGCGATCGATTCGCACCCGTGCCATCAACTGGCGGCGGCTGGGCTGGCGCGGCACGATCAAGATTTGGCTGATTTTGGCAGAACGCTTGCTGGAAAATCTGCTAATGCGGGCGGAACAGATGGCCACTGCCATGCAAGTACGCGGGTTCACCAGTCCCGATCGTCATTCTTTGCCCCTGTCTGTGCCTCGGCTGCGGGCCCGGGATGGGGTGGCGATCGGGGTGCTGTTGTTGATTGTTGGGGCGCGGCTCTGGTGGGGGTGGCAACCTTAA
- a CDS encoding pentapeptide repeat-containing protein produces the protein MSAIESHFRNRSLAIAAVSAVGRWGLAGSIAALAMGFATPAQASDFNQTTFNRRNLVQSNQCPSCNLQGNDLNGLDLRGANLRGANLRETLIIRANLRGADLSGADLRGAYLWGTDLTGARLDGANLCGAIVPSGARSNVGCVDFSSSDFRPSPPTASGPQVLSLNAAGTAGRVTGTVTSDRSDVWLVNGRPGRMQVLISSRNSNARFDVLGPDGSRLATNTGEAFIEIPSEGQYQVVVSSLRGPETYELSVELSPIEQRPQSTNRDESNPWEREVVTRPFQAGPTLADRSNTYALSIDPLSRYGTAQGEVTSGEQDIWQVDLPAGSVEIRLDSYNGRARFDLTNDDGRVLARQVSKTRFRAPEDARYDISVGTMGGFTNYRLWVSFDQ, from the coding sequence ATGTCCGCGATCGAATCCCACTTCCGCAATCGTTCCCTGGCCATTGCTGCCGTTTCCGCCGTTGGCCGCTGGGGGTTAGCTGGCTCGATCGCCGCCCTGGCCATGGGATTTGCCACTCCCGCCCAGGCCAGCGACTTTAACCAAACCACCTTCAACCGGCGCAACTTGGTGCAAAGCAACCAATGCCCCAGTTGCAACCTGCAGGGCAATGATTTGAATGGGTTGGATCTGCGAGGGGCCAACCTGCGAGGGGCCAACCTGCGCGAAACGCTGATCATTCGGGCCAACTTGCGGGGAGCCGACCTGAGCGGCGCGGATCTGCGGGGTGCTTACCTGTGGGGCACAGATTTAACCGGAGCACGCCTCGATGGGGCGAACCTTTGCGGGGCGATCGTTCCCAGTGGTGCGCGATCGAACGTGGGCTGTGTGGACTTTTCCAGCTCTGATTTTCGGCCCTCGCCCCCAACGGCCAGTGGCCCGCAAGTGCTGTCTTTGAATGCAGCCGGGACGGCCGGCCGGGTCACCGGCACGGTCACGAGCGATCGCAGTGATGTGTGGTTGGTGAATGGGCGGCCCGGGCGAATGCAGGTGCTGATTTCTTCCCGCAATAGCAATGCTCGCTTTGATGTGTTGGGGCCCGATGGGTCTCGGTTGGCCACCAATACGGGCGAAGCATTCATTGAAATTCCCAGCGAAGGGCAATACCAAGTGGTGGTCAGCAGTTTACGCGGCCCGGAAACCTATGAACTGTCGGTGGAACTGTCCCCGATCGAGCAGCGGCCCCAATCCACCAACCGCGACGAGAGCAACCCTTGGGAGCGCGAGGTGGTGACTCGTCCTTTCCAGGCGGGCCCCACCCTGGCCGATCGCTCCAACACCTACGCCCTGTCGATCGACCCCCTCAGCCGCTACGGTACGGCCCAAGGAGAGGTGACCAGTGGCGAGCAAGATATCTGGCAAGTGGATTTACCGGCCGGGTCGGTTGAAATCCGGCTTGATTCTTACAATGGCCGCGCCAGGTTCGATTTAACCAATGATGACGGCCGCGTCCTGGCCCGCCAGGTCAGCAAAACGCGCTTCCGGGCCCCGGAAGACGCTCGCTATGACATTTCCGTGGGCACGATGGGCGGCTTCACCAATTACCGACTCTGGGTCAGCTTCGATCAATAA
- a CDS encoding diguanylate cyclase domain-containing protein yields the protein MIQQLRRLPLPIVLVVPFMAQILVIVSLVGYLSYAGGKSSILGVLAQMQRDTADRADDLLQEVLRGLQDANQRNANNLRPIVGQQIQQTNTMPQGGQLDRHLWNQVITSDDVDLVGFATATGEFTGVERNSRGKLLIRSTTDNGELCRYLVNHQGDRQAQVDCLPNVPNPDFRQQPWYRMAVGTGEPTWSIIDPPFQKITTYLSVTQPLWGDQDRPSGVLMAGLRLSHLGQRLATMQAGKPGQLLILERSGHLIAASTGEKPAVLPLSGGGRQRLTATSSENPVTAEAARTTMRLIQGQQPLQDRQATITVNEEQYAVFLRPFNDASGLDWWLVVVTPHQVYSSPLEQNRWLILGLCGGAMVLAGLTGWGLAHWVTRPLMEVHEAAQALASGQWQRRVTGDDRPDRLGELARAFNFMANCVEGAFIQLTAQNQELRRIDRLKDEFLASTSHALRSPLAGMIAIVESLLRGTGGPLTSLQKTNLELLLTSNQRLQNLVNDLLDVARLRYGDVRLDPQAIDLRSAVQVAITMLQPLADRRHLTLVMQIPDQLPPVMADPDRLQQILLNLLDYAIQQAAGQQILIAAEFLSEQDMVRVSTLDRGPEPAIGSWGQESALAQEGSVLPLIADSPSSLVLEPAQLDSIGGLSVTITKRLVELHGGTLALGDACGHGWRDPLGNHPENAPGNQATTAAPTIRERISFTIPIAWTGEPPTLQIAPSDHWTAPQPQPPTTADPDLLPSHILVVDDDPLILQGLANWLALEPGFRVSVALSGRSALAQIQQGPVPDLLLLDLRMPDLTGYEVIAQLRQTWSPQALPIVLLSERACPQEIVAGLAAGANDHLTKPVTASELIARTRAHLQVRQLQLQQQRAAAEHERKIALFLDALPVGVAVYQAGGDLLYLNSLGRQLLNLDPNLDPSLDPSLNSAVPLSVSLADRLYRAGTDQPIELAQIPVQLGATGQAAVTETIELDRGSRRIPFEMRAVPITDEAGQVTYAVVTFQDITERQKTATILANYSRSLEAEVANRTAALIESNRQLEIQILERQRAEQALQRANQELTRLAQLDGLTQVANRRGFDEHLAREWARLARSGRPLSLLLLDVDCFKAYNDCYGHPSGDDCLIQVARVLADMICRPADLVARYGGEEFAIILPETPLEGAIAIAHQVRTRIRGRQLPHERSIVAPFVTVSIGVSCLVPSSDCKPATLIAMADSALYCAKQAGRDRYCVRANHPSIGQAAV from the coding sequence TGGCGGCAAATCGTCCATTTTGGGTGTGTTGGCGCAAATGCAGCGGGATACGGCCGATCGCGCCGATGACCTGTTGCAGGAGGTTTTGCGCGGGTTACAAGACGCGAACCAACGAAATGCGAATAATTTGCGCCCGATCGTGGGCCAGCAGATTCAACAAACCAACACCATGCCCCAAGGGGGGCAACTCGATCGCCACCTGTGGAATCAGGTGATTACCAGTGATGATGTGGACTTGGTGGGGTTCGCAACGGCCACCGGGGAGTTCACGGGGGTTGAGCGTAACAGTCGGGGCAAGCTGCTGATCCGCAGCACCACTGATAACGGGGAACTTTGTCGCTATCTCGTGAACCATCAGGGCGATCGCCAGGCCCAGGTTGATTGTTTGCCCAACGTTCCCAATCCAGATTTTCGACAGCAGCCTTGGTATCGAATGGCGGTTGGGACAGGGGAACCCACTTGGAGCATTATTGATCCCCCTTTTCAGAAAATCACGACTTATTTAAGTGTGACTCAACCGTTGTGGGGCGATCAGGACCGCCCATCGGGCGTGTTGATGGCGGGGCTGCGGCTTTCGCATCTGGGGCAACGGCTGGCCACAATGCAAGCGGGAAAACCAGGGCAACTCCTGATCTTGGAACGGAGTGGCCATCTCATCGCTGCCTCCACGGGGGAAAAACCGGCGGTGCTGCCCTTGTCTGGGGGAGGTCGCCAGCGCCTGACGGCCACCAGCAGCGAGAACCCCGTGACGGCGGAGGCTGCCCGAACTACAATGCGGTTGATTCAGGGCCAGCAACCACTTCAGGATCGCCAAGCCACGATCACGGTGAACGAGGAACAGTACGCTGTTTTCTTGCGGCCGTTCAACGATGCCAGCGGTTTGGACTGGTGGTTGGTGGTGGTGACTCCCCATCAGGTCTACAGCAGCCCCCTGGAGCAAAATCGATGGCTGATTTTGGGGTTGTGTGGCGGTGCAATGGTGCTGGCGGGGTTAACGGGTTGGGGGTTGGCCCATTGGGTGACGCGGCCGTTGATGGAGGTGCATGAGGCAGCCCAGGCGTTGGCCAGTGGCCAGTGGCAGCGACGGGTGACGGGGGACGATCGCCCCGATCGCTTGGGGGAATTAGCCCGGGCCTTTAACTTCATGGCCAATTGCGTGGAGGGGGCTTTTATTCAACTGACGGCCCAAAATCAGGAGCTACGGCGAATCGATCGGCTCAAGGATGAGTTCTTGGCCAGTACTTCCCATGCCCTGCGATCGCCCTTGGCGGGGATGATTGCCATTGTGGAGTCTCTGTTGCGGGGGACGGGCGGCCCGCTGACTTCCCTGCAAAAAACAAATTTGGAACTGTTGTTGACCAGCAATCAGCGCCTGCAAAACTTGGTGAATGATTTGCTGGATGTGGCGCGGTTGCGCTACGGGGATGTGCGTTTGGATCCGCAGGCGATCGATTTGCGATCGGCGGTGCAGGTGGCGATCACGATGTTGCAGCCCCTGGCCGATCGCCGACACCTGACCCTGGTGATGCAAATTCCTGACCAGTTGCCGCCAGTGATGGCTGACCCCGATCGGCTCCAGCAGATTTTGCTGAATCTATTGGACTATGCCATTCAACAAGCTGCGGGCCAACAGATTCTGATTGCGGCTGAGTTTTTGTCTGAACAAGATATGGTGCGGGTTTCAACGCTCGATCGGGGCCCGGAACCGGCGATCGGGTCTTGGGGGCAAGAGTCGGCCCTTGCTCAGGAGGGTTCGGTGCTGCCCCTGATCGCTGATTCTCCCTCGTCCCTAGTCCTAGAGCCAGCTCAGTTAGATTCCATTGGTGGCCTGAGTGTAACCATCACCAAGCGCCTGGTGGAATTACATGGGGGAACGTTGGCTTTGGGCGATGCTTGCGGCCATGGCTGGCGGGATCCCTTGGGGAATCATCCGGAGAATGCCCCGGGAAATCAGGCAACGACTGCTGCTCCCACAATCCGCGAGCGCATCAGCTTCACAATCCCGATCGCCTGGACAGGGGAACCTCCCACCCTCCAGATTGCCCCCAGCGACCATTGGACAGCGCCCCAGCCCCAGCCCCCAACCACCGCCGATCCCGATTTGCTGCCGTCTCACATCCTGGTGGTGGACGATGACCCACTGATTTTGCAAGGGCTGGCCAATTGGTTGGCGCTGGAACCGGGGTTTCGGGTGTCTGTGGCCCTCAGCGGGCGATCGGCCCTGGCCCAAATTCAGCAAGGCCCGGTACCTGACTTACTGTTGCTGGATTTGCGAATGCCCGACCTCACGGGCTACGAGGTGATTGCCCAGTTGCGCCAAACCTGGTCACCCCAGGCCTTGCCGATCGTCCTGCTAAGCGAGCGAGCCTGTCCCCAGGAAATTGTGGCCGGCTTGGCGGCGGGAGCCAACGATCACCTCACCAAGCCGGTGACGGCCAGCGAACTGATTGCCCGCACCCGGGCCCATTTGCAAGTGCGCCAACTGCAACTGCAACAACAGCGAGCGGCCGCCGAGCATGAGCGCAAAATTGCCCTGTTTCTGGATGCGTTGCCCGTGGGGGTGGCGGTCTATCAAGCGGGGGGTGACCTGCTCTACCTGAACAGCTTGGGGCGACAACTGCTGAATTTAGATCCGAACTTAGACCCGAGTTTGGACCCAAGTTTAAATTCGGCTGTGCCCTTGTCGGTGTCGCTGGCCGATCGCCTGTATCGGGCCGGAACCGATCAACCGATTGAGTTGGCCCAGATCCCGGTGCAGTTGGGCGCAACGGGCCAAGCTGCCGTGACGGAAACCATTGAACTCGATCGGGGCAGCAGGCGCATTCCCTTTGAAATGCGGGCTGTGCCCATCACCGATGAAGCGGGGCAGGTGACCTATGCGGTGGTCACCTTTCAAGACATTACCGAGCGCCAAAAAACCGCTACCATTCTGGCCAACTATTCCCGATCGCTGGAAGCGGAAGTGGCCAATCGCACCGCAGCCCTGATTGAGTCGAATCGTCAGCTCGAAATTCAAATTTTGGAGCGGCAACGGGCTGAACAGGCACTCCAGCGGGCCAACCAAGAACTGACCCGCTTGGCGCAACTGGATGGGCTAACCCAAGTGGCCAATCGACGTGGGTTTGATGAGCACCTGGCGCGGGAGTGGGCCCGCTTGGCGCGATCGGGCCGTCCCCTGAGCCTGTTGCTGTTGGATGTGGACTGCTTCAAGGCCTACAACGACTGCTATGGCCATCCCTCCGGTGATGACTGCCTGATTCAAGTGGCACGGGTGTTAGCAGACATGATTTGCCGGCCGGCGGATCTGGTGGCTCGCTATGGGGGAGAGGAGTTTGCCATTATTTTGCCGGAAACCCCCTTGGAAGGGGCGATCGCCATTGCCCACCAAGTCCGCACCCGGATCCGTGGTCGTCAATTGCCCCATGAGCGATCGATCGTGGCCCCCTTTGTGACGGTCAGCATTGGCGTGTCTTGCCTCGTGCCTAGCAGTGACTGCAAACCTGCGACCCTGATTGCCATGGCCGATTCAGCGCTCTACTGTGCAAAACAGGCCGGGCGCGATCGCTATTGTGTGCGAGCCAATCACCCCTCGATCGGGCAAGCGGCGGTCTAG